Within Coprothermobacter sp., the genomic segment CAGTGGCCCCAGGGACACATTGAGGCTATACTGAACATAGCCAGGTTACCGGCATCGTGTTGAAAGGAGCATAACCATGGACAAACGACGTGGGCAGGCGTATCACCGCAGATTCTCGCCACTCTATACGGACTACTACGAGTATTCCATGACGCAGGGCTACTACCTCTCCGGCAAGGGGCAGGACCAGGCCGTGTTCGATCTCTTCTACCGCCAGAATCCCTACGGAGGAGGGTACGCCATCGCGGCGGGCCTCCGTGACGCTGTCGACTACGTACTCAACATGCGCTTCACGTCGGAGGAACTAGGATACCTGAGTTCGCTTGGCTACCGGGACGATTTCCTCCGGGTGCTCGAGAAGACGCGGTTCACGGGCGACATCACAGCCGTGCCCGAAGGCGAGGTCATCTTTCCGGGGGAACCCATCATCAGTGTCAAAGGACCACTCATCGAGACCCAGCTCCTGGAGGGTCTCATCCTCAGCACCGTGAACTTCCAGACGCTCATCGCGACCAAGGCACGCCGCATGGTGTGCGCGGCCGAGGGAAGGAGCGTCTACGACTTCGGTCTCAGGCGGGCGCAGGGAGACGGCGGCATGGGCGCGAGCCGGGCGTGCTTCGTGGGCGGCGTCACGTCGACATCCAACGTCCTGCTGGCGTTCGAAGAAGGCGTGCCCGTGGGCGGGACCATGGCCCACAGCTGGATCCAGAGCTTTGGCTCGGAGCTGGAGGCGTTCCGTGCCTACACACAGATGCATCCGGATGACTCCGTCCTGCTCCTCGACACCTATGACACGCTGAAGCAGGGACTGCCCAACGCCGTCATCGTCGGCCAGGAGCTGGAGGCACACGGCCACCACCTCTGGGGCGTGCGGCTGGACTCCGGCGACTTCGCGTACCTCAGCAAGAAGGTGCGGGCCGTGCTGGACGAGCATGGACTGAGCCACGTCAGGATCTCGGTCAGCAACCAGCTCGACGAGTACGTCATCGAATCGCTCGTGGACCAGGGCGCCCCCATCGACATCTTCGGTGTCGGGACACGCCTGGTGACCGGCCACAACGACGGCGCGCTGGACGGCGTCTACAAGATGGTCCAGCTCAGGGACAGGCCGATCATCAAGATCTCCGAAAACCCGGCCAAGATCAACATTCCGGGCGAGAAGGAACTGTACCGGTACTATGACTCCGGGGACGGTCTCTGGCTGCTCGACGGGCTGTGCCTGGCACGGGGTGACGACGAGCCGACCGTCCTGATGCACCCGGACTTCGACTACAAGAAGACCGAGGTGGCAGGGTTGAAGCGGGAGAGTATTCGCAAGGAAATCGTCAGGAATGGCGAACTCGTGTACGCCTTTCCCACCCTGCTCGAGACCGCGGCATGGGGCGCACAGCGGTTTGCCCTGCTGTACGGGGAGCACAAGCGTTTTGCCAACCCGCACGCCTACCACATCGGCGTGAGCCGTGAGCTGTTCGACCTCCGTCGCAGCCTGATCGAGGTACGCTCATCGTGAGCCAGGAACGCTTCAGCCTGGACACCGCTCTGCTCGTCGTCGACGTCCAGAATGACTTCTGCCCCGGGGGCGCCCTGGCCGTCGCCGGCGGGGACGCCATCATCCCGGTCATCAACGCATGGATACCACGGTTTGCCACAGTCCTGGCCTCGCGCGACTGGCACCCCCCGGACAGCGTCCATTTCACCAGCTGGCCTCCTCACTGCGTCGCGGGCACGTATGGCGCGCAGTTCAGAGCCGGGCTCGACACCGGGCGCTTCCTGCTGGTCCTGGACAAGGGGACAAACAACGTCGACGACGGCTACAGTGCGTTCGAGGCGACCAGCGAGGACCTCGAGAGCTGGCTCCGCAGCCGGGGCATCGAGAAGCTGTATGTTTGTGGCCTTGCGACCGACTACTGCGTTCTGCAGACGGTGCTCGACGCCCTTCGCCTCGGGTTCGGCGTCACGGTCATCCGTGACGGCATTGCCGCTGTGGAGGTCAACCCTGGCGACGGACAGCGTGCCATCGACGCCATGGAGGCGGCAGGCGCCCTTGTAACAGGGTGTAACAGGGGACAGCCCTAATTGTTGTAACACCTTCTTGTAACACGGGACAGTCCCAATTGTTGTAACATCCTTCCGGCGGAGCAGTATTCTGACTGGAGTGCAAGCGCAGGAGAAGGCCAGGGTTGGCTGTTTGCTGTTCGGCCACATCGCGGCTACGCCGAAAGAATTCATCTTCGAGGAATGAGGTGCACGCAGACTTGAAGCAGACACGCCTGTCGAATCGTCAGACCATCTTTGTCCTGATCGTTGCGCTGCTTGTCTCCGCAGCGCCTGTGGCAGTCTCCGCGGGCGGCACGAACCCACCGGACACCTACATCCGTGCGCGTCTCAAGGATGCAGCCCTGCGCTACAACGTGCCGTCGGCCATCCTGATGGCCATCGCGTATCAGGAATCGGGATGGCGTCAGTTTGACGCAGGGGGAAACACGGTGATTGGCTCGAATGCCACGTCGCAGGACATCGGCATCATGCAGATCAACACTTCGGTGCGCACTGACATCGACCGTCTCATGACCGACATCGACTACAACATCGAGATCGGAGCGAAGATCCTGGACGGAAAATGGAAGCTGGCCCCCGGTATCGGTGACCGCGACCGGAACGTCCTGGAGAACTGGTACTATGCCATCTGGGCCTATAATGGCTTTTCGTCCACCAACAACCCCAACACGCCAGGCGGCCGGCACTACCAGGACCGTGTGCTCGCCCTCATGGCGCGCCAGGTGCTGGGCAGCGACGGCCAGCCCCTCTGGCCGCCGGTTGTGGTCACACTGCCCAACCCATCCATTATCACGGACCCGCCCGCATGGATCCCGACACCCCAGCCCGTGCACTATGGCGACCTGTATGGAGGATTCAACCAGGGAGACAACTTCCGGGTGCTGGAGAGTCCGGCCGGCGCAGTCCTCTCGACAAATGCACAGACAACGGTCGGGTTCCTCGTGCAGAACGTGGGGACGACGACGTGGGATGTCACATACGATGCGTTTCTCAGCGCAGGGGACCCTGTGGTCGCAATGCTGCTGGGGCAGGGCTCCGGTCAGCAGGTTCTGCCCGGTGGCACCGTCGCCCTGACGTTCACACTGCCACCCGGGCTGCCGGTCGGGGCACTGAACCTGAGCCTTGCGATGCGCAGGAATGGCTCGCCGTTCGGTGCCGCATGGCTGTCTCAGGTGACCCTCGTCGACATTGCAGCGACCGCAACCGTCCCGGACAGCGCCCTCCTGGGCAGTATGCTCGAGGTGCCCATTCTTGTTTCCGGTACCCAGTCCATGACCGTCACCCCCAGCTTCGAACTGCGCGACATGCAGGGCAGTCTGATCGATAGCTCGGCCCTGGTTGCAAGGCGCTATGGCACCCCTGCGGGTATCGTGTCCATGACCATCCCCGGCGAGCAGACAGGGGGGATCCGCTACTTCCTCGGCAGGACAGCCGTTGGCATTCTGCAGCCCGGCCCGTACCAGTTGACCGTGACCTTCATCTCCGGGGCGTCGGCCATGGCGGGCGTGTCGAGTGCCCTCGCCTTCGCCACGACCACACATCTCCTGCAGGTGCTCCCTCCCGAGCAGCCCGGATTGCTCATCGTCGATTCCTTGCCGCTCGGGGCTGCCGTATCGATCGACGGTGTGTCACAGCCCCTGCCGACACCGTGCGCGGTCCCGACGACGCCCGGTCCGCACCTCGTCCAGCTCACGGAGGCCAGTTCCGCCCCGTTCGAGACGACCGTGGACACGGCCGCGGCCCCCGTGACCCTTGTCGGGCCGACCCTGACACCGATGGCGACCATCCCCGTCGTCCTGACACCCTCGCCGGTGAACCTCGATTTCGGCGTCCTCAAGGCAGGTGTTGGCGTCACCGGGCAGCTGATTCTGCAGGTAACCGGCATCGGCGTCTCCGAGGGTGTCGTGTCCACGTCCGCCAACTGGATCCGGGTCAGCCCGCTCACCTTCGACGGCAGCCAGGCGTTCACGGTCGGCATCGACGCCCGCTGGGTCGATCCCAATGCCAACAACGTCGGCACGATCACATTCACCATGGGAGACGTTCGAGGGAGCATTCCCGTCAAGGCGGGGTTTGCCCCGACCCCGACCGTCGGGTTCATCCTGTCGCCCCAGAGCGTGCGTGTCGGCGAGGGTGACGAGTTCGCCCTCGACCTGAAGGCGCGCAATCTGCAGATGCTGTTCGACCACGTGGATCTCACGGTGGCCTGGGACCCCGCACTCGTCGTCCTGCAGGGCGCTGAGGCGTCGGCATCGCTGACGACCCCCGTCGAACCTTCTGTGGAGCCTGGCATCCTCCGCATCCAGAGCGACGTCACAGGACTGTCTGGCGGGGAGACCGTCCTGGCGGCCTTGCGGTTCACAGCCATGGCTCCGACCGACAAGACTGGGATCAACCTGCGCGGAACCGTCTCGCTCGGCGGCGCCCCCGTCCGCGCGACCACGGGCGGCTGTGCGGTCAGCATCAGTCCACGCTTCGTGCCGCCCGGGACTCCCGGCGGATTGACGGCGACGGGAGAACAGGGGCAGGTGAGGGTAAGCTGGCAGACGTCGACCCCGGGAAGCTATCCTGTTGCGCGCTATGACGTCTACCGCATGCAGGGGGCGCCGGACATCGAGACGGCCGAACTCGTGGGTGAGGCGAAACCCGGGGCGACGCAATTTGTCGACCGTGGGCCGCTCGAGCGGGCCACCTATTACTACTGGGTCATGTGCGAGGACACCCGGGGGAACGTCAGCAACCCAGCGGGGCCTGCCAAGGCGCAGCCCATCATCGTCACGAACCCCATCACCAAGGTGACCCTTGTCTTCACCCTCGACAAGCCGACGGTCGTCATGAACGGCGTGACGGTACCCATGGAGACGGCGCCAGTGATCGAGAACGGGCGGACCATCCTTCCTGTCCGATATATCGCCACGCCGCTGGGGGCGCAGGTCCTGTGGAACGCCAAAGAACAGAAAGTCACGCTCATCGGCAGCAAGAAGGTCGAGTTGTGGATTGGCAAGCCGACGGCACGGGTTGATGGCGTTGACGTACTCATCGATCCGGCCAACCCGAAGGTGGCGCCTCGCATCAGCGGTGGCAGGACCATGCTTCCCCTCCGCTTCATCAGCGAGACCTTCGGTGCCGAGATCGTATACGATGCCAAACTGCGCACCGTCACCGTCACCCTGAGCAAGGCAACCTAGGAGACATTCGTGGTCAAGTTCAAGGAACCCTTCAACGGCATCTCGCACCTGCTCGGAGGCCTGGCCGCCATCGTCGTCACCGTCCTGCTTGTCAGGGCGGCCGTCATCAGCGGTGGCAGCAGGGCGGGTGTCCCCTTTCTCGTCTATGGTCTCAGCATGGTCCTCCTGTATTTCTCGAGCGCCTGGTACCATCTGCTCGACGTCAGTCCGAAGACGCACGTCATGCTGCGAAGGCTCGACCACATCAGCATCTCCATCCTCATCGCGGGCACCTACACGCCCATGTGTCTCATCGCGTTGCGGGGCAGCGTTGGCACGTTGCTCTGCTGGGGCGTGTGGGGATTGGCCGGGGCCGTCATCCTCACCGACGTCTTCTGGCTCGACGCCCCACGGGGCATCAAGGCCGGACTTTACGTTCTGCTCGGCTGGTTCGCCGTGTGGGCGACGATCCCACTTCAGCGTGCCATCGGGTGGGGCGGCATCGCCTGGATGCTGGCTGGAGGCCTGGCCTACAGCGTCGGGGCTCTGCTGTACGCGATCAAGAAGCCAAATCCCTGGCCCGGTGTCATTGGCTTCCACGAGATCTGGCACCTGTTCGTGCTGACCGGCAGTGCAGGCTTCGTCGTGCTGGTCTGGCGCTACGTATTGCCCATGGTGAAGGCCCTCTGACATGAGCCTGCAGTTTGAAGCGCTGACGCCTCATCTCTGGACGGCGAAGTGCCACGGATACGCCATGAACACGGGCATCCTGCACGACAGTGGGCATGCCGCGCTCATCGACCCGGCTCTCCTTCCCGACGAGGTGGAGGACGTCGTCGCCTTCTGCGAGGGACAGCAGCTGAAGGTCGAAACAGTCGTGATCACCCATCACCACTGGGACCACATCCTGGGAGCCGCGCGGTTCCCAGGTGCCCATGTTGTGACCCACCAGGCGTACGTCGCGCAGACCGCCCTCGACCTGGAGCACACGCGGCGTTCGATAGGGCGCTTCTACGAGGCGGAGGGCGTCGCGACGGCCGCCCCGTTCGACCCGCCCATGCCCGACCAGACCGTCGACCACATCGTCGGGCTCATGGTCGGCGGGTTCCGTGTGCAGCTGGTTCATACGCCCGGGCATGCGCGCGATCACCTCTCGGTGTACGACCCCGAGGCCACATGTCTGTGGGCCGGGGACCTCCTGAGCGACCTCGAGATCCCGTTCGTGAGTGACCGGCTCGATGCGTTTGAGCGCACACTCGGCATGTTCGCGGCGATGCAGGTCGACCTGCTGGTCCCCGGTCATGGAAGCCTCACGCGCGATGTCACCGAGATCAGGCGCCGCATCGAGGCAGACCGTGCGTATTTGTCCGACCTGCGTGCGCGGATCGAAGCAGTCGTCCTCGCGCGCGGCAACGTTCAAGCGGCCGTCGCGGCGTGCGCCGACATGGTCTTCCGCAACCCGGGCGAGAATGCCGAAGCGCACGTCATGAACGTCGAGCAGGTCTTCCTCGAATGCGATGGCTCCGCCCTGGCAACCTCCCGTCTCGGCTGGGCCCGCGAATTGTGACTCCTTTGGGGTCAGGCACTTTGACATTCACAATTGATAAACCACTGCATCAAGGAGGCATGGGAGATGGCTAGACCACTGCGCATCGAGTATGAGGGAGCCGTGTATCACGTGACCAACCGGGGCAACGGCCATGAGATGATCTACCGGGAAGAAGCTGACTGGAAGGCCTTCCTGGGCATCATGAGTGATGTCGTCTTGAAGTTTGGCTGGCGGATCTACACGTATTGCCTGATGGGCAACCACTACCATCTGCTGCTGGAGACCCCTCAGCCCAATTTGTCCCAGGGGATGAAGGAACTGGACCAGCAGTACACTAGACGGCATAACTGGAGATACGAACATTCAGGACACGTTTTCCAGGGTCGTTATTGGTCAGGGCTTGTACTCAATGACAACTACCTGGTCGACGCGGCGAGCTACCTGCTGCTCAACCCCGTGCGGGCTCAGCTGGTGCACTCGCCGGAGGAATGGCGCTGGTCGAGTTGCGCGGCCATGGCCGGGCTTGTCCCGTCGCCTTCATGGCTCGATATAGACTGGCTGCCAGTCGACTACCGCAGTGCACCGGGCGACCCGAATGGTCCATTCCTGTCCTACGTCCGGGAGTGCATTGGCAAGCCGCGTCCGGCGAACCTGGAGACGCAGCGTCACCACACTCACAGGAATGTGAAGGCCATTGTGCCTGACCCCACGGGGGTTCACAATTGAGCATCTTCAAGCTGAAGGCACCGTTTGAACCGTCAGGGGACCAGCCGCAGGCTATTGCCAAGCTGATCGCCGGGATCCAGGGGGGCGACCGCTTCCAGACGCTGGTCGGCGTCACCGGTTCTGGCAAGACGTTTACGATGGCAAGCGTCATCAAGGAGTTCGACCACCCAGTCCTTGTCCTGAGCCACAACAAGACGCTTGCCGCACAACTGTACAGCGAGTTCAAGGCCTTCTTCCCTGAGAACGCGGTCGAGTACTTCGTCAGCTACTACGACTACTATCAGCCCGAGGCGTATGTCCCCACCATCGACCTGTACATCGCGAAGGACGCCGACATCAACGAAGACATCGCCCGCCTGCGGCACTCGACCATCCGATCGCTCGTCGAGCGCAAGGACGTCATCGTCGTCAGTTCAGTGAGCTGTATCTATGGCTGGGACTCGCCCGAAGAGTACCGGGAGGGACTGCTGACGGTGACGCAGGGCGCCGCGATGAAGCGCGACGACATCGCCCGATCACTCATCGGGCTCCGCTACGAACGCGTCGAGGACGTGGGCAAGGGTGGCTCCTTCCGTGTGCGCGGGTCGACGGTGGAGGTCATGCCCAAGGAGACGGAGACCGGCATCCGCATCCGGCTGTCGCTGGACGGGACGGTCGAGAAGATCCAGGAGTTCGACCTCGGTTCGCGCCAGGTCATCAAGGAGTACAAGGAGTTCATCTTCTTCCCCGCCGCGCAGTTCGTGACCAGCCCGGAGCGCATCGAGAAGTACATTGTGCTCATCCAGAAGGACATGGAGGACCGCGTCGCAGCCTTCACCTCGCTGAACAAGTTCGTGGAGGCTCAGCGCATCGAGGAGCGCACCAAGAACGACATCGAGATGCTGCGCGAGGCCGGCTACTGCAACGGCATCGAGAACTACAGCCGCTACTTCAGCGGCCGCGCTCCCGGTTCCGAGCCATACACGCTGCTGAGCTTCCTGCCCAAGGACTTTCTACTTTTCGTGGACGAATCGCACATCAGCGTTCCACAGATCCGCGGGATGTTCAACGGCGACCACCAGCGCAAGCAGACGCTCATCGACTACGGCTTCCGCCTGCCGTCGGCGCTCGACAACCGTCCGCTCATGTTCGACGAGTTCATGCGGTACGTCCAGCAGGCCATCTTCGTCAGCGCGACGCCGTCGGACTATGAGTACCAGGTCTCGACGCAGGTCGCACAGCAGCTCCTGCGCCCCACGGGCCTCGTCGATCCGCTCATCGAAGTGCGCCCCAGCAAGGACCAGGTCCCCGACCTGATGGG encodes:
- a CDS encoding hemolysin translates to MVKFKEPFNGISHLLGGLAAIVVTVLLVRAAVISGGSRAGVPFLVYGLSMVLLYFSSAWYHLLDVSPKTHVMLRRLDHISISILIAGTYTPMCLIALRGSVGTLLCWGVWGLAGAVILTDVFWLDAPRGIKAGLYVLLGWFAVWATIPLQRAIGWGGIAWMLAGGLAYSVGALLYAIKKPNPWPGVIGFHEIWHLFVLTGSAGFVVLVWRYVLPMVKAL
- a CDS encoding excinuclease ABC subunit B (The UvrABC repair system catalyzes the recognition and processing of DNA lesions. The beta-hairpin of the Uvr-B subunit is inserted between the strands, where it probes for the presence of a lesion), coding for MSIFKLKAPFEPSGDQPQAIAKLIAGIQGGDRFQTLVGVTGSGKTFTMASVIKEFDHPVLVLSHNKTLAAQLYSEFKAFFPENAVEYFVSYYDYYQPEAYVPTIDLYIAKDADINEDIARLRHSTIRSLVERKDVIVVSSVSCIYGWDSPEEYREGLLTVTQGAAMKRDDIARSLIGLRYERVEDVGKGGSFRVRGSTVEVMPKETETGIRIRLSLDGTVEKIQEFDLGSRQVIKEYKEFIFFPAAQFVTSPERIEKYIVLIQKDMEDRVAAFTSLNKFVEAQRIEERTKNDIEMLREAGYCNGIENYSRYFSGRAPGSEPYTLLSFLPKDFLLFVDESHISVPQIRGMFNGDHQRKQTLIDYGFRLPSALDNRPLMFDEFMRYVQQAIFVSATPSDYEYQVSTQVAQQLLRPTGLVDPLIEVRPSKDQVPDLMGEIRQRVEKQERVLVTTLTKKSSELLADYLQQEGIKAQYLHSDLDALARVHILRQLRSGDIDVLVGINLLREGLDLPEVSLVAILDADKEGFLRSETSLLQTMGRAARNVSGTIIMYADEITGSMSRAMAESRRRREYQLAYNEEHGITPQTIHKAISELIDLPWRKPDEVEKLGKEMLARMSPTEVQALVIQLNEEMLAHAESLEFEEAAKLRDKIAQLRALLTGEKPPKPQAPGLMPHMGRHKSR
- a CDS encoding nicotinate phosphoribosyltransferase codes for the protein MDKRRGQAYHRRFSPLYTDYYEYSMTQGYYLSGKGQDQAVFDLFYRQNPYGGGYAIAAGLRDAVDYVLNMRFTSEELGYLSSLGYRDDFLRVLEKTRFTGDITAVPEGEVIFPGEPIISVKGPLIETQLLEGLILSTVNFQTLIATKARRMVCAAEGRSVYDFGLRRAQGDGGMGASRACFVGGVTSTSNVLLAFEEGVPVGGTMAHSWIQSFGSELEAFRAYTQMHPDDSVLLLDTYDTLKQGLPNAVIVGQELEAHGHHLWGVRLDSGDFAYLSKKVRAVLDEHGLSHVRISVSNQLDEYVIESLVDQGAPIDIFGVGTRLVTGHNDGALDGVYKMVQLRDRPIIKISENPAKINIPGEKELYRYYDSGDGLWLLDGLCLARGDDEPTVLMHPDFDYKKTEVAGLKRESIRKEIVRNGELVYAFPTLLETAAWGAQRFALLYGEHKRFANPHAYHIGVSRELFDLRRSLIEVRSS
- a CDS encoding addiction module toxin RelE, which translates into the protein MARPLRIEYEGAVYHVTNRGNGHEMIYREEADWKAFLGIMSDVVLKFGWRIYTYCLMGNHYHLLLETPQPNLSQGMKELDQQYTRRHNWRYEHSGHVFQGRYWSGLVLNDNYLVDAASYLLLNPVRAQLVHSPEEWRWSSCAAMAGLVPSPSWLDIDWLPVDYRSAPGDPNGPFLSYVRECIGKPRPANLETQRHHTHRNVKAIVPDPTGVHN
- a CDS encoding nicotinamidase, whose protein sequence is MDTALLVVDVQNDFCPGGALAVAGGDAIIPVINAWIPRFATVLASRDWHPPDSVHFTSWPPHCVAGTYGAQFRAGLDTGRFLLVLDKGTNNVDDGYSAFEATSEDLESWLRSRGIEKLYVCGLATDYCVLQTVLDALRLGFGVTVIRDGIAAVEVNPGDGQRAIDAMEAAGALVTGCNRGQP